The nucleotide sequence ACAGCCGTACACCACGTTGCGGCTGTGCAGGCGGTCCACGGCGGGGTCGGCCAGCAGTTCGGCGACCACCGCCTCCGGGTCGGCGCCGTCGTGCCGCCGGCCGCCGACGATCCGGCCCCGCCGGTCGTACGCCCGCAGCACCTGGGCCCTCCCCCGCCAGTCGGCCGGGTACGCCGTCACGTCCGCCGGGCCGGGGCAGTCGACCGCGTGCGCGAAGATCGGCCCCACCTCCCGGTACGGGCCGGGCGGCAGCGGCGGGGCGTACCCGAACAGCAGCAGCGCCTCGCCCGGGGTGGCGTCGCGGAGGCAGCAGCGCAGCGGCTCGCCGCCCTCGGCGCAGCACCGCTCGGGCGGCTGGCCGGAGGCGTCCCGGCCGGTGCGCCGCAGGTCGGCCAGCACCTCGGCGGGCACGGGTTGGATCACGTAGCGGGTGCGCGTCGTCGTCATGCCCTCCACCCTGGCCCGCGGCACGGCCGGTGGCTGGCGGCGATCGGACCTCGCGTGCCGGCCGGACCGCCCGCGGGGGCGGCCCGGCCGGGCGGTTCAGCGGCGGGAGACCGGGATCTGCAGCTCGGTGACGCCCTTCTCGGTCGCGTCCGGGCAGTAGTCCAGGTAGACCTCGCGGGCGTATCCCTCGGCCCGCCAGCCGTTGTCCTCGATCCACCGGGCGAGCACCTGCATGCTGACCTCCACGTCGTCCATCGGGCCGTGATGGACCAGCGTGGCGGCGGCGGGGAGGGCCGGCAGGTCGACCACGGCGACGTCCCCGGCGGCCGCCGGGTCGACGCCGACGGTGACACCGGCGTGCACCACCACCGCCTCGCCGTCGCCCTCGGGTTCGTACCAGGCGATGGTCGGTCCGGTGGGCCGGACCTCCGCGACCTCCAGACGGCGGAACAGCTCCGGGTAGAGCGGCTGGATCACCGGACCGATGTCCGGCGGCTGGTAGCCGGCGGCGACCCCGGTCAGCTCCGCGATCCGCACCGCGGGGATCTCCTTCAGTACGACGTCCTCGGTGGTCATGCGTCCCTCCGCATCGAGCATCCGGAGCCTCGCCTCGACCGCGGCCAGCCGGGCGGTGTCGGCGGCGACCTGCGCCGCGAGC is from Micromonospora terminaliae and encodes:
- a CDS encoding DUF1203 domain-containing protein, producing the protein MTTTRTRYVIQPVPAEVLADLRRTGRDASGQPPERCCAEGGEPLRCCLRDATPGEALLLFGYAPPLPPGPYREVGPIFAHAVDCPGPADVTAYPADWRGRAQVLRAYDRRGRIVGGRRHDGADPEAVVAELLADPAVDRLHSRNVVYGCYMFAVVRG
- a CDS encoding MerR family transcriptional regulator — encoded protein: MFTIGEFAALGRASVRMLRHYDGIGLLRPAVVDPRTGYRHYRADQLGRLNRVVALKDLGLTLDQVRAILDDRLDVAELRGMLRLRRAQLAAQVAADTARLAAVEARLRMLDAEGRMTTEDVVLKEIPAVRIAELTGVAAGYQPPDIGPVIQPLYPELFRRLEVAEVRPTGPTIAWYEPEGDGEAVVVHAGVTVGVDPAAAGDVAVVDLPALPAAATLVHHGPMDDVEVSMQVLARWIEDNGWRAEGYAREVYLDYCPDATEKGVTELQIPVSRR